The Vibrio aerogenes nucleotide sequence TTCCAGAGAAGGGGTATCCCCTAAACCAGAAACCTGAGCGGATACTTTAGCGCCACTACCATTAAAGAATGCTGTTGCTTTTGAGCCAATCACGGCGACATCAACTTCAACACCTTTTTCTGACCAGTTTTTCATGTCCTGCATTGCTCTCTTGAACAAATTAATGTTCAAGCCACCACAAAGACCCCGATCAGTAGAAATAATGATATAACCAATACGTTTCGCATCACGCTCATCCAGATAGGGATGACGATACTCCAGATTCGCGTTTGCGACATGACCGATCACTTTACGTATCGTTTCTGCATAGGGACGGGAGGCTTCCATTGCATCCTGACTGCGACGCATTTTAGAAGCAGCTACCATCTCCATTGCTTTCGTAATCTTCTGAGTGCTCTTTACACTTCCGATTTTATTACGTATTTCTTTCGCGCCGGCCATCGTTACTCTCCATTAGTTGGTGGTATTCACATCACCACCGACCTGTTTACCAAGTTTGGTTTGCTTTAAACTCATCGACCAGCTTTTTCAGCTTCGCTTCGATATCATCGTTATAAGCACCAGTCTTGTTAATCTCAGCTACAAAATCAGCATATTGATTGTGAGCAAACGATAGTAAGGCAGCTTCGAAATCAAGCAATTTGCTTAACTCAATATCTTCAAGATAACCACGTTCAGCAGCAAATATAACTAATGACTGATCGAAAACAGACATAGGTGCATATTGCTTCTGTTTCATCAATTCAGTGACTTTCTGTCCATGATCAAGCTGTTTCTTAGTTGCTTCATCCAGATCAGAAGAGAACTGAGCGAACGCAGCCAATTCACGATACTGTGCCAGTGCAGTACGAATACCACCAGATAATTTCTTCATAATCTTCGTTTGAGCTGAACCACCAACACGGGATACAGAAATACCCGGGTCAACAGCAGGACGTACACCTGCATTAAATAGTTCAGTTTGTAGGAAGATTTGACCATCCGTAATAGAGATTACGTTTGTTGGTACAAAAGCAGAAACATCACCAGCCTGAGTTTCGATAATAGGAAGAGCAGTCAGAGAACCGGTTTTCCCTTTCACTTTACCATCAGTAAAATGTTCAACATACTCTTCACTTACCCGAGCAGCACGCTCAAGCAAACGTGAATGTAAGTAGAATACATCACCCGGGAAAGCTTCACGGCCAGGTGGGCGTTTCAGCAACAAAGAAATTTGACGATAAGCAACCGCTTGTTTAGATAAATCATCATAAACAATCAACGCATCTTCGCCACGATCTCTGAAATATTCACCCATTGTACATCCGGCATAAGGTGCCAGATATTGCAGGGCAGCGGATTCAGATGCAGACGCAACAACAACAATAGTGTTTGCTAAAGCACCATGCTCTTCAAGTTTACGCACAACGTTTGCAATTGTTGATGCCTTTTGGCCAATAGCAACGTAAATAGAAAAAATACCTGAATCTTTCTGGTTAATAATGGCATCAATAGCCATCGCTGTTTTACCAGTCTGACGGTCACCGATAATCAATTCACGCTGACCACGACCAATAGGAATCATTGAGTCGACAGACTTATAACCAGTCTGAACTGGTTGATCTACAGATTTACGATCAATGACACCAGGCGCTATCACTTCTACAGGAGAAGACAATTTTGCCTCAATAGGACCTTTACCATCGATAGGCTCACCCAGTGTATTCACTACGCGCCCCAGAAGCTCAGGTCCTACAGGTACTTCAAGAATACGCCCGGTACCTGTAACTTTAGTGCCTTCCTTCAGGTCGGCATATGGCCCCATAACAACAGCACCTACAGAGTCTCTCTCAAGGTTAAGTGCTAATGCATAACGGCCACCCGGTAATTCAATCATTTCACCTTGCATCACGTCCGTCAGGCCGTGAATGCGGATAATACCATCGCTTACCGATACGATAGTACCTTCATTGCGAGCTTCACTAACAACGTTAAAAGTTTCTATACGCTGTTTAATTAGATCGCTAATTTCCGTGGAATTAAGTTGCATGCTCCAATCCCCATTAAGACTGTAAGACATCGCTCAGTCGGGACAATCGTCCAGACACTGAACTATCGATGACTAAGTCTCCGGCTCGAATTATAACCCCACCGAGTAGGGCCTCATCTATACTGCAATTCAGCTGAACTTTGCGCTCGAGTCGCTGCTCAAGTTTGTTGCTGATTTCTGTTTTTTGTTGTTCGGAAAGCTCAGTTGCAGATACAACTTCTACTTCCACTTGCTTTTCATGCTCAACTTTAAGCTCAAAAAACAAATCACAGACATCAGAAAGAGCTTTTAATCGCCCATTTTCAGCCATCACTTTAATCAGGTTCTGGCCAAATTCATCAAACTGATCACCACAAACGGCAATAAATAATTCTGCCATTTTTTCGGCAGCCATAGAGCTATTCAATAACTCTTTCATATGCTCATTTCTGGTTACTTCAGCAGCGAAAATAAGCATCTCACCCCATTGGTCGAGTTGCCCTTTTTCCACCGCAAAGTCAAAAGCTGCTTTAGCATAGGGGCGTGCGATTGTTGCCAAATCAGACATATGCGCCCCCCCAGCTATAATTTTGCAGTAATATTATCGAGAATATCTTTATGCGCTTCTTTATCAATTGAACGCTCAAGAATTTTCTCTGCACCAGCTACAGCCAATGCAGCTACCTGTTTACGTAAGTCATCGCGAGCCCGGTTACGTAATGACTCAATCTCGGCTGCGGCCTGAGCGATAATCTTTTCACGCTCACCTTCAGCTTCAACACGAGCTTCATCAATAATTTGTAATTTACGCTTGTTCGCTTGCTCAATAACTTCAGCAGCTGTACGTTTCGCTTCTTTCATACGTTCAGAAGCATTCGCTTTCGCTAGATCAAGATCTTTTTCAGCACGTTCGGCTGCAGACAAACCGTCAGCAATTTTTTTCTGACGCTCTTCTATAGCTGCTATCAATGGTGTCCATACATATTTCATGCAGAACAATACAAAAATAGCAAAAGCTATCGCTTGACCGAACAGAGTTGCGTTTATATTCACCGCAGACTCCTCATATGTTTGCAAATAGGAAAAACACTAAATAATTAAAGTGCAATTATATTAACCAGCAACCGCA carries:
- the atpG gene encoding F0F1 ATP synthase subunit gamma — its product is MAGAKEIRNKIGSVKSTQKITKAMEMVAASKMRRSQDAMEASRPYAETIRKVIGHVANANLEYRHPYLDERDAKRIGYIIISTDRGLCGGLNINLFKRAMQDMKNWSEKGVEVDVAVIGSKATAFFNGSGAKVSAQVSGLGDTPSLEDLIGSVSVMLKKYDEGELDRLYVVFNRFVNTMVQEPTIDQLLPLPKLESEEMSKRQHSWDYLYEPEPKPLLDTLLKRYVESQVYQGVVENLACEQAARMVAMKAATDNAGNLIDDLELVYNKARQAAITQELSEIVSGAAAV
- the atpA gene encoding F0F1 ATP synthase subunit alpha, whose translation is MQLNSTEISDLIKQRIETFNVVSEARNEGTIVSVSDGIIRIHGLTDVMQGEMIELPGGRYALALNLERDSVGAVVMGPYADLKEGTKVTGTGRILEVPVGPELLGRVVNTLGEPIDGKGPIEAKLSSPVEVIAPGVIDRKSVDQPVQTGYKSVDSMIPIGRGQRELIIGDRQTGKTAMAIDAIINQKDSGIFSIYVAIGQKASTIANVVRKLEEHGALANTIVVVASASESAALQYLAPYAGCTMGEYFRDRGEDALIVYDDLSKQAVAYRQISLLLKRPPGREAFPGDVFYLHSRLLERAARVSEEYVEHFTDGKVKGKTGSLTALPIIETQAGDVSAFVPTNVISITDGQIFLQTELFNAGVRPAVDPGISVSRVGGSAQTKIMKKLSGGIRTALAQYRELAAFAQFSSDLDEATKKQLDHGQKVTELMKQKQYAPMSVFDQSLVIFAAERGYLEDIELSKLLDFEAALLSFAHNQYADFVAEINKTGAYNDDIEAKLKKLVDEFKANQTW
- the atpH gene encoding F0F1 ATP synthase subunit delta; translated protein: MSDLATIARPYAKAAFDFAVEKGQLDQWGEMLIFAAEVTRNEHMKELLNSSMAAEKMAELFIAVCGDQFDEFGQNLIKVMAENGRLKALSDVCDLFFELKVEHEKQVEVEVVSATELSEQQKTEISNKLEQRLERKVQLNCSIDEALLGGVIIRAGDLVIDSSVSGRLSRLSDVLQS
- the atpF gene encoding F0F1 ATP synthase subunit B codes for the protein MNINATLFGQAIAFAIFVLFCMKYVWTPLIAAIEERQKKIADGLSAAERAEKDLDLAKANASERMKEAKRTAAEVIEQANKRKLQIIDEARVEAEGEREKIIAQAAAEIESLRNRARDDLRKQVAALAVAGAEKILERSIDKEAHKDILDNITAKL